One window of the Thermasporomyces composti genome contains the following:
- a CDS encoding MOSC domain-containing protein, whose protein sequence is MSGTVVAVCRSATHTFSKPTRDRIRLVAGVGVEGDAHAGTTVKHRSRVARDPSQPNLRQVHLIHAELHDELRDAGYDVEPGDLGENVTTRGIDLLGLPTGTLLHLGDSAVVEVTGLRNPCTQINDFAPGLLNQVLLRGEDGRIIRKAGIMGVVRTGGEVRPGDPIKVELPPEPHRPLDRV, encoded by the coding sequence ATGAGCGGGACTGTCGTGGCGGTGTGCCGCAGCGCCACCCACACCTTCAGCAAGCCGACCCGCGACCGCATCCGGCTCGTCGCCGGCGTCGGCGTGGAGGGAGACGCGCACGCCGGCACGACGGTCAAGCACCGCTCGCGGGTCGCCCGTGACCCCAGCCAACCCAACCTGAGGCAGGTTCACCTCATCCACGCCGAGCTGCACGACGAGCTGCGCGACGCCGGCTACGACGTCGAGCCGGGCGACCTGGGCGAGAACGTCACCACCAGGGGCATCGACCTGCTCGGTCTCCCCACCGGGACGCTGCTCCACCTCGGTGACAGCGCGGTCGTCGAGGTGACCGGCCTGCGGAACCCCTGCACCCAGATCAACGACTTCGCGCCCGGGCTGCTCAACCAGGTGCTCCTGCGCGGCGAGGACGGCCGGATCATCCGCAAAGCCGGCATCATGGGCGTCGTCCGCACCGGTGGCGAGGTCCGCCCCGGCGACCCGATCAAGGTGGAGCTGCCGCCCGAGCCGCACCGGCCGCTCGACCGGGTCTGA